A genomic stretch from Empedobacter stercoris includes:
- a CDS encoding HNH endonuclease, which translates to MLNEKNCLWCNSPLTEHSKKKIAHTIPKSIGGKRKYDCECDSCNELFGNPIDNKYNSLESSFTSVIGYIKYILNNDLNKSHIIKPKSHFYSVKLLKDGKLKLDFKDVLKKSTFYSNSFFNFFKKAFFKIFISEFYTAYPKIYNKLDLEFYKKCILNDNYDIPLFMWKKDYIYLVADQKIELDDMNLIHIEYDYLFEDDNILEFEYLGLIFIMLKKDISINDLHNSLYMNIKHKSTNGNFSFQNAEIIELKNSKQIFDRFKD; encoded by the coding sequence ATGCTTAACGAAAAGAATTGTTTATGGTGTAATTCACCACTTACTGAACATAGTAAAAAGAAGATAGCTCATACTATTCCTAAATCAATTGGTGGTAAAAGAAAATATGATTGTGAATGTGATTCTTGCAATGAATTATTTGGTAATCCAATAGATAATAAATACAATTCTTTAGAAAGTTCGTTTACTTCTGTAATTGGCTATATAAAGTATATTTTAAATAATGATTTAAACAAAAGTCATATTATTAAACCAAAAAGTCATTTTTATAGCGTAAAATTACTAAAAGATGGTAAGTTGAAATTAGATTTTAAAGATGTTTTAAAGAAGAGTACATTTTATTCTAATAGCTTTTTTAATTTTTTTAAGAAAGCTTTTTTCAAAATATTCATATCGGAATTTTATACTGCCTATCCCAAAATTTATAATAAACTTGATCTTGAATTTTATAAGAAATGTATTTTAAATGATAATTATGATATTCCATTATTTATGTGGAAAAAGGATTATATCTATCTAGTAGCTGACCAAAAAATTGAATTAGATGATATGAATCTAATTCACATAGAATATGATTATTTATTTGAAGATGATAATATACTTGAATTTGAATATTTAGGTTTAATATTTATAATGTTGAAAAAGGATATTTCCATTAATGATCTTCATAATTCTCTTTATATGAATATAAAGCATAAATCAACTAACGGTAATTTTTCATTTCAAAACGCAGAAATAATTGAATTAAAAAATTCTAAACAGATATTTGATAGATTCAAGGACTAA